One genomic window of Paenisporosarcina antarctica includes the following:
- a CDS encoding ABC transporter ATP-binding protein, with amino-acid sequence MIILKMDEVTKVYEGKVTHRAINQLNFEVNKGEFVSVMGPSGSGKTTLLNLISTIDSPTSGTITIDGLCPEEMTKNELALFRRRQLGFVFQDFNLLQMLTVEENLVLPLTLDGHSIDEMKKRITDIAKKLDLDEILEKRPNEISGGQAQRTAIGRALIHQPMFILADEPTGNLDSKASRDVLELLTKINREQKTTILMVTHDPIAASYCDRVIFIKDGEFFNEIYSADRRQTFFQRILNVLSLLGGNVNDLSTIRLS; translated from the coding sequence ATGATCATATTAAAAATGGACGAAGTGACGAAGGTATACGAGGGGAAAGTGACACATCGTGCGATTAACCAGTTGAATTTTGAAGTCAATAAAGGTGAATTTGTGTCAGTGATGGGACCTTCAGGAAGCGGCAAAACGACACTCCTCAATCTAATTTCGACCATTGATTCGCCAACTTCTGGTACTATCACAATTGATGGACTATGTCCCGAAGAAATGACTAAAAACGAGCTGGCTCTTTTTAGACGAAGACAGCTAGGATTTGTTTTTCAAGACTTTAATTTATTGCAAATGCTTACAGTAGAAGAGAATTTGGTACTTCCACTTACACTTGACGGACATTCAATAGATGAAATGAAAAAGCGTATAACTGATATTGCAAAAAAACTAGATTTGGATGAAATTCTTGAAAAGAGACCAAATGAAATTTCAGGTGGACAAGCCCAACGCACGGCGATTGGGCGAGCACTTATCCATCAGCCGATGTTTATTTTAGCTGATGAACCAACTGGAAATTTGGATTCGAAGGCATCCCGTGATGTATTAGAGTTGCTAACAAAAATTAACCGTGAACAAAAAACGACAATTCTAATGGTTACACACGATCCCATTGCGGCAAGTTATTGCGATCGTGTTATTTTTATTAAAGATGGCGAGTTTTTCAATGAGATTTATAGCGCTGATCGACGACAAACCTTTTTCCAACGAATCTTGAATGTTTTGTCTTTACTTGGAGGCAATGTCAATGACCTTTCGACAATTCGCTTATCGTAA
- a CDS encoding FtsX-like permease family protein, with translation MTFRQFAYRNVVRNRRIYAAFFMASMFSVMVFFMYSMLLFHPKIEDEFLRSFAASGMIVAEVILYIFTLFFLFYSMSAFLQSRSKEFGLLLQLGMEKKQLNKLIFLETMLIGMVSVATGIFFGYAFSKFFFMIVRELLQLEGLPLYVSFKPFALTIGAFFSLFVIIAMTSVVFIREQRIIELIRGYRKTEEQQSYSTVKAIFGICMLLFAYAAAAFTSMNVVLALAIVLPPVVALGTYFFFTDSILFLLHQVKKRKSLYWHRINLIAISEVGVKLRENARMYFIVTIVSTVAFLSVGTLTSLSSYTGQFREINPLSLIYSSELTNPYESNHISLLRKELEEQGLSYTLVPFLIKKQTSSSSQNSVDILRQSDVNSLAVALGLPLVELKPGKGLLIPYSEESIESLKNKEIQTVLEESNVPIQIRGVYQQMLFPSMIIGSNIIVVSDEDYQLIDEPLEGNSLDSSYKFFAFHVAEWERTKSIGLQIDSQVTDAIYDGAFTNLPFYFENPGLNYSVIRATFSLLLFTGLMVAAVLLLAAGSFVYFKLYTGLERDKRQFEVLKRMGLTDKELVKIVNRQLVPQFFLPWGIAMLHSAFSFLSLQVIWRNLAEVSILSEMVLVLVGFTFIQVLYYFLIRWRYIAHVRAS, from the coding sequence ATGACCTTTCGACAATTCGCTTATCGTAATGTCGTTCGAAATCGACGAATATATGCCGCTTTTTTCATGGCGAGTATGTTTTCGGTCATGGTGTTTTTCATGTACTCAATGCTTTTATTTCACCCTAAAATTGAAGATGAATTTTTGCGGAGTTTTGCAGCATCCGGAATGATTGTGGCTGAAGTCATTTTGTATATCTTCACATTGTTTTTCTTGTTTTATTCAATGAGTGCCTTCTTACAATCACGTTCGAAAGAGTTCGGTTTACTCCTGCAACTCGGAATGGAAAAGAAACAATTAAACAAATTGATTTTCCTTGAAACGATGTTGATTGGCATGGTGTCTGTTGCAACCGGTATCTTTTTTGGTTATGCTTTTTCAAAATTCTTTTTTATGATTGTTCGTGAACTGCTTCAACTTGAGGGATTGCCATTGTATGTATCATTTAAACCGTTTGCTTTAACAATAGGTGCATTTTTCAGTTTGTTCGTCATTATCGCTATGACAAGTGTAGTGTTTATTCGTGAACAGAGAATTATAGAACTCATTCGTGGTTATCGGAAGACAGAAGAACAACAAAGTTATTCAACGGTGAAAGCAATATTTGGGATATGTATGTTGTTGTTTGCATACGCTGCAGCTGCTTTTACTTCGATGAATGTTGTGTTGGCACTTGCAATTGTTTTGCCACCAGTAGTCGCACTTGGGACGTATTTTTTCTTTACCGACAGCATTTTGTTTTTACTTCATCAGGTAAAAAAACGGAAGTCACTATACTGGCACCGTATTAACTTAATTGCTATTTCGGAAGTTGGAGTAAAACTACGTGAGAATGCACGAATGTATTTTATCGTTACTATTGTTTCCACAGTTGCATTTTTATCTGTTGGAACTTTAACTTCATTATCTTCGTATACTGGACAATTTCGTGAAATAAATCCACTATCCCTTATTTATTCTAGTGAATTAACGAATCCATATGAATCAAATCATATTTCATTATTGCGAAAAGAATTAGAAGAGCAAGGCTTATCCTATACACTTGTTCCATTTTTAATTAAAAAACAAACGTCATCTTCTTCACAGAATTCAGTAGATATTTTAAGACAGTCTGATGTTAATAGTTTAGCAGTTGCACTTGGACTGCCTCTTGTTGAGTTGAAACCTGGAAAAGGATTGTTAATTCCGTATTCAGAGGAATCAATTGAAAGTTTAAAAAACAAAGAAATTCAAACAGTGTTAGAAGAAAGCAATGTGCCTATTCAAATTCGTGGTGTTTACCAACAGATGTTATTTCCTTCAATGATTATTGGTTCTAATATTATAGTCGTCAGTGACGAAGATTATCAGTTAATTGATGAACCCTTAGAGGGAAATTCACTGGACTCTTCTTATAAATTCTTTGCTTTTCACGTAGCTGAATGGGAACGAACAAAATCGATTGGATTACAAATAGATTCGCAAGTAACGGACGCTATTTATGATGGAGCTTTTACAAATCTACCATTTTATTTTGAAAACCCAGGATTAAATTACTCGGTTATACGTGCGACATTTTCTTTGTTATTATTTACAGGTTTAATGGTCGCGGCCGTTTTGTTATTAGCAGCAGGGAGCTTTGTATATTTCAAATTATATACTGGTTTGGAGCGAGATAAACGTCAATTTGAAGTGTTGAAGCGTATGGGGTTAACCGATAAAGAATTAGTTAAAATAGTCAATCGTCAACTCGTTCCCCAGTTTTTCTTGCCATGGGGTATCGCAATGTTGCATAGCGCATTCTCATTTTTATCACTTCAAGTCATTTGGAGGAACTTGGCAGAGGTATCGATTTTAAGTGAGATGGTTTTAGTTTTAGTTGGATTTACCTTTATTCAAGTTTTGTATTATTTCTTAATTCGCTGGCGCTATATAGCACATGTTCGGGCATCGTGA
- a CDS encoding fatty acid--CoA ligase family protein → MNLVTRVRETALQQPTKTAYHFMGNDTSYAEFDQSIARFASALRDLGVEKGDHIAFLLGNTPHYLISLYATMRLGATAIPINPIYTADEISFIIQNSDTKVVIALDMLLPLVEKAAGAFPSVLTYVICETSPEAGEKIAALPDSVREKVKSFTQLITSSSPEVLPVKIEPDDTAVILYTSGTTGRPKGAMLTHENLFSNARDTADYLGFTASDKILATLPVFHVFALTVVVNAPLLKGATILLVPRFSPQDVFNTVKDQQATIFAGVPTMYNFLYQFPQANIEDFSTIRLAISGGSSLPVALLHNFEDKFNVRISEGYGLSEASPVTCFNPLNRDRKPGSIGTSILNVENRVVNELGDDVEVGEVGELIVRGPNVMKGYYKMPEETAATIRDGWLYTGDLAKIDDEGYFYIVDRKKDLVIVGGYNVYPREVEEVLFAHPGIVEAAVIGLPDANFGEAIHAYVVVKDQNLDAQALNSFCAEHLAKYKIPSNFEFLTEIPKNTTGKILRRSLKEQALNK, encoded by the coding sequence ATGAACTTAGTTACTCGTGTTCGTGAAACTGCTTTACAACAGCCAACTAAAACTGCGTATCATTTTATGGGAAACGATACTTCTTATGCAGAATTTGATCAATCGATTGCACGTTTTGCTTCTGCATTACGTGATTTAGGTGTGGAAAAAGGAGATCATATTGCTTTTTTACTTGGCAATACACCACACTACTTGATTTCCCTTTACGCAACGATGCGTTTAGGTGCAACGGCGATTCCTATTAATCCAATCTATACAGCAGATGAGATTTCTTTTATTATTCAAAACAGTGACACAAAAGTAGTAATTGCGCTTGATATGTTATTACCACTAGTAGAAAAGGCTGCTGGGGCATTCCCATCTGTTCTTACATACGTGATATGTGAAACTTCACCAGAGGCAGGAGAGAAGATAGCAGCTCTACCTGACAGTGTTCGTGAAAAAGTGAAATCGTTTACACAATTAATTACGTCGTCTTCACCTGAAGTATTACCAGTGAAAATCGAGCCAGATGATACAGCAGTCATTTTGTATACATCCGGAACAACAGGACGTCCAAAAGGAGCGATGTTAACGCATGAGAACTTATTCTCTAATGCGCGTGATACAGCGGATTACTTAGGCTTTACTGCTTCGGATAAAATTTTGGCAACATTGCCTGTGTTCCATGTATTTGCATTAACAGTTGTCGTAAATGCTCCACTTTTAAAAGGAGCGACGATTTTGCTTGTTCCACGTTTTAGTCCGCAAGATGTTTTTAATACAGTGAAAGATCAGCAAGCCACTATATTTGCAGGAGTACCGACGATGTATAATTTCCTATATCAATTCCCACAAGCAAATATTGAAGATTTCTCAACGATTCGTTTAGCAATTTCAGGTGGATCTTCACTACCAGTTGCACTACTTCATAATTTTGAAGATAAGTTTAATGTACGCATTTCGGAAGGATATGGTTTGTCTGAAGCATCACCAGTTACATGCTTTAACCCACTAAATCGTGATCGCAAACCAGGTTCAATTGGTACGTCTATACTTAATGTCGAAAATCGTGTTGTAAATGAATTAGGCGATGATGTGGAAGTTGGCGAAGTAGGGGAATTAATCGTACGAGGACCAAACGTCATGAAAGGTTACTACAAAATGCCAGAAGAAACTGCAGCAACAATTCGGGACGGATGGTTGTATACAGGGGATTTAGCTAAAATAGACGACGAAGGATATTTCTATATTGTTGATCGCAAGAAGGATTTAGTTATTGTTGGAGGCTACAATGTGTACCCGCGTGAAGTGGAAGAAGTATTGTTCGCACATCCAGGTATAGTAGAGGCAGCAGTTATAGGCTTGCCGGATGCTAACTTTGGGGAGGCTATACATGCATATGTAGTAGTGAAAGATCAAAACTTAGACGCTCAAGCGTTAAATAGTTTCTGTGCCGAACATTTAGCAAAATATAAAATACCAAGCAACTTTGAATTTTTAACTGAAATACCAAAAAACACGACTGGCAAAATTTTGAGACGGTCATTAAAAGAACAAGCACTAAATAAATAA
- the nadA gene encoding quinolinate synthase NadA, whose amino-acid sequence MTTLLEELQLADAMPKHYLTSSTEELHERAQRAKVLLGDRLYILGHHYQKDEVIVYADASGDSLQLSQIASTQTADYIIFCGVHFMAETADILTTRNQAVILPDVRAGCSMADMANIDQTERAWTELQKYFGDTIVPLTYVNSTAAIKAFVGRNGGATVTSSNAQEMVEWALTQKTRMLFLPDQHLGRNTAVKLGIPLNRMAIWDPIKQNLELQCAIEDVVVILWKGHCSVHMNFLPKHIANLREKEPDRNILVHPECTYEVVSASDFAGSTKYIIDMIEASEVGSKWAIGTEMNLVNRLITTYPDRDIVSLNPFMCPCLTMNRIDLPHLTWALEELVEGRVINQIVVDEKTSLEAKMALEKMM is encoded by the coding sequence ATGACCACGTTATTAGAAGAACTACAACTAGCAGATGCAATGCCTAAGCACTATTTAACTTCTTCCACAGAAGAACTTCATGAACGAGCGCAACGAGCAAAAGTTCTTCTCGGTGATCGATTGTATATTCTTGGCCACCATTATCAAAAAGATGAAGTCATTGTATATGCGGACGCATCAGGGGACTCATTACAACTATCTCAAATTGCCTCAACACAAACGGCAGACTATATCATTTTTTGCGGGGTTCATTTTATGGCAGAAACTGCTGATATTTTAACTACCCGAAATCAAGCAGTCATTCTCCCAGATGTTCGTGCTGGTTGTTCGATGGCCGATATGGCAAATATTGATCAAACAGAGCGAGCCTGGACAGAATTACAGAAGTACTTTGGTGATACGATTGTACCATTAACATATGTCAATTCGACCGCTGCAATAAAAGCGTTTGTCGGTCGCAATGGTGGAGCAACGGTGACATCTTCAAACGCTCAAGAAATGGTCGAATGGGCTCTAACTCAAAAAACGCGCATGCTTTTTCTACCCGATCAACACTTAGGTCGCAACACAGCCGTGAAACTTGGAATTCCTTTAAACAGAATGGCTATATGGGACCCAATTAAACAAAATCTAGAACTTCAATGTGCTATTGAAGATGTTGTGGTAATTTTATGGAAAGGGCACTGTTCTGTGCATATGAATTTCTTGCCTAAACACATAGCAAATTTGCGTGAAAAAGAGCCAGACCGTAACATATTGGTACATCCTGAGTGCACATATGAAGTAGTTAGCGCTTCTGATTTTGCAGGATCGACGAAATATATTATCGATATGATTGAAGCGTCAGAAGTTGGTTCAAAGTGGGCTATTGGAACAGAAATGAATTTAGTAAACCGATTAATTACAACCTATCCTGACCGTGATATCGTGTCCCTAAACCCCTTTATGTGTCCATGTTTAACGATGAACCGCATCGACTTGCCCCATTTAACATGGGCATTGGAAGAACTTGTTGAAGGTCGAGTAATCAATCAAATTGTCGTAGATGAAAAAACTTCATTAGAAGCAAAAATGGCATTGGAAAAAATGATGTAA
- the nadC gene encoding carboxylating nicotinate-nucleotide diphosphorylase, whose protein sequence is MNRLKVEEALKHFLIEDIGDRDVSSVLFQETDIGEAIIRFKENGVVAGIQCFKWGYGLLDDAVNVELLKKDGDHVVSGEAIVRLKGPIASLLSGERVLLNLVQRLSAIATLTAKCVETLGSSHTRIVDTRKTTPGLRMFEKYAVRIGGGFNHRIGLYDAVMLKDNHIAAAGSITQAVKKVRATLGHMVMIEVEVETEAQLHEAIKAQPHVIMFDNQTPETMTTWVKLVPSSIRTEASGGINLDKLMAYRHTGVDVISIGALTHSVSNLDISLNLTISSKEAILA, encoded by the coding sequence ATGAACCGTTTGAAAGTAGAAGAAGCGCTAAAACATTTTTTAATTGAAGACATAGGAGACCGTGACGTTTCATCTGTCCTTTTTCAAGAGACAGACATAGGTGAAGCTATTATCCGTTTTAAAGAGAACGGTGTAGTTGCTGGCATACAATGTTTTAAATGGGGTTACGGCTTATTAGACGATGCGGTTAACGTAGAACTATTGAAAAAAGATGGTGACCACGTAGTATCTGGCGAAGCCATTGTTCGATTAAAGGGTCCTATCGCTTCGTTACTTTCAGGCGAGCGTGTGTTATTGAATTTAGTTCAGCGATTGAGTGCTATTGCGACGCTAACAGCTAAATGTGTGGAGACTTTAGGATCTTCTCATACACGAATTGTGGATACACGCAAAACAACACCTGGACTTCGAATGTTTGAAAAATATGCCGTGCGAATAGGCGGCGGATTCAACCATCGCATTGGCTTATACGACGCGGTGATGCTAAAAGATAACCATATTGCTGCAGCAGGATCTATTACACAAGCAGTAAAAAAAGTTCGTGCCACACTTGGTCATATGGTGATGATTGAAGTAGAAGTAGAAACGGAAGCACAATTACACGAAGCAATAAAAGCACAGCCACATGTCATTATGTTTGATAACCAAACACCTGAAACGATGACAACTTGGGTAAAACTTGTCCCCTCTTCCATTCGTACAGAAGCTTCAGGAGGAATTAATTTAGATAAATTGATGGCATATAGACATACCGGTGTAGATGTCATTTCCATTGGTGCGTTAACACATAGTGTCTCAAACTTAGATATCAGTTTGAATTTAACCATTTCAAGTAAGGAGGCCATATTAGCATGA
- the nadB gene encoding L-aspartate oxidase, translated as MFDICIIGGGVAGLMLAHSLPSSMSIAILTKEDSFTSNTSLAQGGIAASLSPYDSPSTHALDTMLATADHANTERVDLLVHEGKALVEKLMSQGLPFDATSNGIPDLGQEAAHTKRRILHAGGDQTGKMLMHYLLKQTQEKVTRLPFHAVLELKIDEGRCTGVLVSDEHGHRHIIYATHVVLATGGIGQLYSQTSNSSVATGDGLSLAYNAGAILEDLEFVQFHPTIFTLNGKSCGLISEAVRGEGAFLVNQDGVRVMNDVHPLLELAPRDIVARVIEWRWQKNDPVYLDARHIHGFEKKFPSIYANCVRHGVNPLHELLPVRPGAHFHMGGVQTNDVGETSIPQLYALGEVASTGVHGANRLASNSLLEGLVFAERLATRLVENLIRPGQKRTLQIQMHMHMPHGELTNMQLRMTEQVGIIRQENELHEFISDFPVKRLKLYNYSNQQIQYFHRYTTSSLIAKSAYLRTESRGGHYRHDYPTSSTDWTGKVIEQSIYGVSIGTRKIERKETVK; from the coding sequence ATGTTTGATATTTGCATAATCGGCGGTGGTGTCGCAGGGTTGATGCTCGCTCACTCTCTCCCCTCTTCCATGTCCATTGCCATCCTCACAAAAGAAGATTCTTTCACTAGTAATACATCTCTTGCACAAGGCGGGATTGCAGCTTCTCTTTCTCCCTATGATTCACCTTCGACACATGCCCTAGATACGATGCTCGCCACTGCAGATCATGCAAACACGGAACGAGTGGATCTTCTTGTGCATGAAGGAAAAGCTCTCGTGGAGAAATTAATGTCGCAAGGCCTTCCTTTTGACGCGACTTCTAATGGTATACCTGATCTTGGTCAGGAAGCTGCACACACTAAACGAAGAATATTACATGCGGGTGGCGATCAAACTGGGAAGATGTTAATGCACTACTTGCTTAAACAAACGCAAGAAAAAGTAACACGACTCCCTTTTCATGCCGTTTTAGAATTAAAAATAGATGAAGGTCGTTGCACTGGTGTTTTAGTAAGTGATGAACATGGTCACAGACACATCATTTACGCTACACATGTAGTTCTCGCAACAGGTGGGATTGGTCAACTTTATAGTCAAACTTCCAATTCATCTGTTGCAACTGGAGATGGTTTATCTCTTGCCTATAATGCTGGCGCTATATTAGAAGATTTAGAGTTTGTTCAATTTCACCCAACCATCTTCACATTGAACGGAAAATCATGCGGTCTTATTTCTGAGGCAGTCAGAGGAGAAGGCGCTTTTCTCGTCAATCAAGACGGAGTGCGAGTAATGAATGATGTTCATCCATTACTCGAGCTAGCCCCACGCGATATTGTCGCCCGCGTCATTGAGTGGCGCTGGCAAAAAAATGACCCTGTTTATCTGGATGCACGTCACATTCATGGCTTTGAAAAGAAATTCCCATCGATTTACGCAAACTGCGTTAGACATGGTGTAAATCCACTTCATGAGTTATTGCCAGTGCGTCCTGGTGCGCATTTCCATATGGGTGGTGTACAAACAAATGATGTCGGAGAAACTTCGATTCCTCAGTTGTATGCCCTTGGTGAAGTTGCATCAACCGGTGTGCACGGTGCCAATCGTTTAGCGAGCAACTCTTTATTGGAAGGTCTAGTTTTTGCAGAGAGATTAGCCACAAGATTGGTAGAAAACCTAATTCGTCCTGGACAAAAGCGGACGCTGCAGATACAGATGCACATGCACATGCCACATGGTGAACTTACCAACATGCAACTTCGAATGACCGAACAAGTTGGGATCATTCGGCAAGAAAATGAGTTACATGAGTTTATTAGCGATTTTCCTGTCAAACGGCTAAAGCTTTATAATTATAGCAATCAACAAATACAATATTTCCATCGATATACAACAAGCAGTTTAATTGCAAAATCAGCTTATCTTCGTACGGAAAGCCGCGGAGGTCATTATCGACATGATTATCCGACGTCCTCTACTGACTGGACAGGAAAAGTAATTGAACAATCCATCTATGGGGTGTCGATTGGTACGCGTAAAATTGAACGTAAGGAGACTGTAAAATGA
- a CDS encoding IscS subfamily cysteine desulfurase codes for MIYLDTAATSPMRKEAIDAYIEAAKTAFGNTQSLHDAGSTAAEYITSCKQMWGRFFNGRAEGVYFTANASEGNQFTIRSLLRGRPSEFRDIITTKLEHASVLTTMHELEKEGYRIHYIPVDLFGVLDLKEFERAVNQKTALVVMQLVNSEMGAIQPVKACATYAKQFGVPIHCDIVQGFGKIPLDLTTLGVTSAVCSSHKIGGPKGVGIVYIDPAVHWESVYEGTTHQNGFRGGTVDVPAIVAATIAAKYALAEQQDAYQQATNLQEFMSYNLPEGVQLVGNVETKSPFIQGLILPHVEGQWMMLECNRQQIAISTGTACKIGFGEAMSAMSAIGFESDVARKFVRISFNPHTTLREVKAFIEVVNQSLIENNTRATQ; via the coding sequence ATGATTTATTTAGATACAGCTGCCACATCACCAATGAGAAAAGAGGCAATAGACGCCTATATAGAAGCTGCAAAGACAGCTTTTGGGAATACACAAAGTTTGCATGATGCAGGTTCCACGGCTGCTGAATATATAACATCGTGTAAACAAATGTGGGGCCGCTTTTTTAATGGGCGTGCTGAAGGTGTTTACTTTACTGCAAATGCTTCTGAAGGAAATCAATTCACGATTCGTTCTCTTTTAAGAGGAAGGCCATCAGAATTTAGAGATATCATTACAACGAAACTAGAACATGCTTCTGTACTAACAACTATGCACGAGTTAGAAAAGGAAGGGTACCGCATTCATTACATTCCGGTAGACTTATTTGGAGTCCTAGATTTGAAAGAATTTGAACGAGCTGTCAATCAAAAAACGGCATTAGTTGTCATGCAACTTGTAAATTCTGAAATGGGTGCAATTCAACCTGTTAAAGCATGTGCAACTTATGCGAAGCAATTCGGCGTTCCTATTCATTGTGACATCGTTCAAGGCTTCGGAAAGATTCCGTTAGACTTGACTACTCTTGGCGTCACATCTGCAGTTTGCTCGTCACATAAGATCGGTGGACCAAAAGGAGTAGGAATCGTGTATATAGACCCTGCAGTACACTGGGAATCGGTTTATGAAGGCACAACACATCAGAATGGATTTCGTGGAGGTACAGTTGATGTTCCGGCCATTGTAGCAGCGACAATCGCCGCTAAATATGCGTTAGCTGAGCAACAGGATGCTTATCAACAGGCAACAAATTTACAGGAATTTATGTCGTACAATCTACCCGAAGGTGTCCAACTTGTGGGAAACGTAGAAACAAAATCTCCTTTTATTCAAGGGTTGATCCTGCCGCATGTTGAAGGGCAATGGATGATGCTTGAATGTAATCGTCAGCAAATTGCAATCTCGACAGGAACGGCATGTAAAATAGGATTTGGAGAAGCGATGTCTGCTATGAGTGCAATCGGTTTTGAAAGTGACGTAGCAAGAAAATTTGTACGCATTTCTTTTAATCCACATACGACACTTCGAGAAGTAAAAGCATTTATTGAAGTCGTAAATCAATCTTTGATTGAAAACAACACGAGAGCCACTCAATAA
- a CDS encoding helix-turn-helix domain-containing protein, with translation MNNIGLLIKMSRIQQNMKQVSLAKGICSTSYLSKIENNQTFPSEDVLQLLLDRLNLDYEDISTEQEIEFLSELYLLYKEAIIDRNKNDIKEKLLSYKERNFLFKDESNFYTYNLYLFRLYLITDTDIDTVKNLMNALEQMQEKFDPRQQFLLNTNSGLLLYVDQQYKISLKHLETSLELISTFHLDEWEITDFYNALSISYLSNNHLLNTIEYSTKALNFYKDNLIFKRAIDCYIVIGIAQTITSKYKSAEENYLLAKKLAKDLKLQEYEGILAQNLGFLYAQQNNHSKAIDYYIESLNSNKNTDGYLLTIFSIIKEYSKQKNINKILEWCGKGLSLLDSDLTDKNFSYFHHFKIYSVFHNNNLKDEDLFKASIDFFEHTKDYRHANKYAIKLADLYSHHRKYKNSSLMYQKALEYQFSQKSITFLEEL, from the coding sequence ATGAATAATATAGGATTGCTCATAAAAATGTCCCGCATACAACAGAATATGAAACAAGTTAGCCTTGCTAAAGGAATCTGTTCAACGTCCTACCTAAGTAAGATTGAAAATAACCAGACCTTCCCTAGTGAAGATGTACTGCAACTTTTGTTGGATAGACTCAACCTGGATTATGAGGACATTTCTACTGAACAGGAAATTGAATTCCTATCCGAACTTTATTTGCTTTACAAAGAAGCAATTATTGATAGAAATAAAAATGACATTAAGGAAAAGCTACTATCCTACAAGGAGAGAAATTTTCTCTTTAAAGATGAGAGTAATTTCTATACGTATAATCTCTATTTATTTAGATTATATTTAATAACTGATACTGATATTGATACTGTAAAAAATCTTATGAATGCATTGGAGCAAATGCAAGAAAAGTTTGACCCTCGTCAACAATTTTTACTTAACACCAATTCTGGATTACTACTTTATGTTGATCAACAATATAAAATCTCACTTAAACATCTCGAAACTTCTTTAGAGCTTATTAGTACATTCCATCTGGATGAATGGGAAATTACTGATTTCTATAATGCCTTGAGCATTTCTTATCTTTCCAACAATCATTTGTTAAATACTATTGAATACTCAACTAAAGCTCTTAATTTTTATAAAGATAATTTAATTTTTAAAAGAGCGATTGATTGTTATATAGTCATTGGGATTGCCCAGACTATTACTTCTAAATATAAAAGTGCAGAAGAAAATTATCTACTTGCAAAAAAACTTGCAAAAGACTTAAAGTTGCAAGAATATGAAGGTATTCTAGCTCAGAATTTAGGGTTTCTATACGCTCAACAGAATAACCATTCCAAAGCCATCGATTATTATATTGAAAGTTTAAATAGCAACAAAAACACAGATGGTTACTTACTGACTATATTTTCAATTATTAAGGAATACTCTAAACAAAAAAATATAAATAAAATTCTTGAATGGTGTGGAAAAGGTTTAAGTTTATTAGATTCAGACCTTACAGATAAAAACTTTTCTTATTTTCATCACTTTAAAATTTATAGTGTTTTTCACAATAATAATCTTAAGGATGAAGACCTATTTAAGGCTTCTATAGATTTTTTTGAACATACTAAAGATTACAGACATGCAAATAAATACGCTATAAAACTAGCTGATTTATATAGTCACCACAGAAAATATAAGAATTCATCATTAATGTACCAAAAAGCACTTGAATATCAATTTTCACAAAAGTCTATTACATTTCTGGAGGAATTATAA
- a CDS encoding DUF3006 domain-containing protein, producing the protein MFRGRMYKLDRFEEDLAVLLEFPSESNVLVVPTDDLHHDMKVGDVLLVDIKEEGFNISKVNKRTANQQKNVESICPSQKISSYYIDYEHGCLVYTTAS; encoded by the coding sequence ATGTTTAGAGGAAGAATGTACAAATTGGATCGATTTGAAGAAGATTTAGCTGTTCTTTTAGAATTCCCTAGTGAATCAAATGTATTAGTAGTTCCAACAGATGACTTACATCATGATATGAAAGTTGGCGACGTATTATTAGTGGATATAAAAGAAGAAGGATTTAATATTTCTAAAGTGAACAAACGAACTGCTAATCAACAGAAGAATGTAGAATCAATTTGTCCATCTCAGAAAATTAGTAGTTACTATATCGACTACGAGCATGGTTGTTTAGTTTATACGACGGCAAGTTAA